The Prevotella melaninogenica genome window below encodes:
- the tsf gene encoding translation elongation factor Ts: MAVSIEDIKKLRAMTGAGLADVKKALTEAEGDYEKAKELIRERGLAIAAKRSDRETSNGCVLVKQVDGFAAMVAIKCETDFVANGQDFIALVQEILDAAVANKCKSLDEVKALKLANGEDAATAVQQRSGVTGEKMELDGYNFLEGENLSVYDHMNKHTLATIVQLNENNEDAGHKVAMQVAAMKPVALDEASIPQSVKDEEFKVAVEKTKEEQIEKAVVAAIKKAGINANLVDSEDHIESNIKKGWLTREEADKAIEIRNTVAAEKAANLNEDMIQNIAKGRLNKFFKENCLVDQEFQFGDGDKQSVSEWLKAQSKDLKIVAYKRFTLSAE; the protein is encoded by the coding sequence ATGGCTGTATCTATTGAAGATATCAAGAAGCTCCGCGCTATGACTGGCGCAGGTCTGGCTGACGTAAAGAAGGCACTCACAGAGGCTGAAGGCGATTACGAAAAGGCAAAGGAATTGATCCGTGAGCGTGGTTTGGCTATCGCTGCTAAGCGTTCTGACCGTGAGACATCAAACGGTTGTGTACTCGTTAAGCAGGTAGATGGTTTTGCTGCTATGGTTGCTATCAAGTGTGAGACAGACTTCGTTGCTAATGGTCAGGACTTCATCGCCCTCGTTCAGGAGATTCTGGACGCTGCTGTTGCTAACAAGTGCAAGAGCCTTGATGAGGTTAAGGCACTTAAGCTCGCTAATGGCGAGGATGCTGCTACTGCAGTTCAGCAGCGTTCTGGTGTTACTGGTGAGAAGATGGAGCTCGACGGCTACAACTTCCTTGAGGGTGAGAACTTGTCTGTTTATGACCACATGAACAAGCACACTCTCGCAACTATCGTTCAGCTCAATGAGAACAATGAGGATGCTGGTCACAAGGTAGCTATGCAGGTTGCAGCTATGAAGCCTGTAGCTCTTGACGAGGCATCTATTCCACAGTCTGTTAAGGACGAGGAGTTCAAGGTTGCTGTTGAAAAGACTAAGGAAGAGCAGATTGAGAAGGCTGTTGTTGCTGCTATCAAGAAGGCAGGTATCAACGCTAACCTCGTTGACAGTGAAGACCACATCGAGTCTAACATCAAGAAGGGTTGGTTGACACGTGAGGAGGCTGACAAGGCTATCGAGATTCGCAACACTGTTGCTGCTGAGAAGGCTGCAAACCTCAACGAGGATATGATTCAGAACATCGCTAAGGGTCGTCTGAACAAGTTCTTCAAGGAGAACTGTCTCGTTGATCAGGAGTTTCAGTTCGGTGATGGCGACAAGCAGAGCGTTAGCGAGTGGCTTAAGGCTCAGAGCAAGGATCTTAAGATTGTTGCTTACAAGCGCTTCACTCTCTCTGCAGAGTAA
- a CDS encoding lactonase family protein — protein MNFKSILLGAALTVSPVFGFADSNIKMVVGTYTDAGSQGLYSFSFDQSTGKASGITSLKVDNPSYFTFSKDGRNIYAVSEKNNATAVLNSIGYDPVNGTFAFKNSQLTHGGDPCYVSTDGKIALTANYSGGTISVFPILKNGTLDKSLLQLGSVKGGPNRSRQNTPHAHCVIFAPDGYILTTDFSGDRILCFSYNKRDKKLEDHDIAAHVKPGSGPRHLVFSPNGRYAYLMNELSGKVIVYSYSDGKLKELQSIAADNANARGGADIHVSPDGMFVYASTRLKGDGITIFRVGNKGTLTRVGAQLTGKHPRNFAITPNGNFLLVACRDDNSIQVYSRDKDTGLLKNTHQDIVLSHPVCVKFYPEK, from the coding sequence ATGAATTTTAAATCTATTTTATTAGGTGCGGCTTTGACCGTTAGTCCTGTGTTCGGCTTTGCCGACAGTAATATCAAGATGGTTGTCGGAACCTATACTGATGCTGGTAGTCAGGGGTTATATTCTTTCTCTTTCGACCAGTCTACAGGTAAGGCATCGGGTATCACTTCGTTAAAGGTTGACAATCCTTCTTATTTTACTTTCAGTAAGGATGGTCGTAATATCTATGCTGTTAGCGAGAAGAATAATGCGACAGCTGTTCTTAATAGTATTGGTTACGACCCTGTAAACGGTACTTTTGCTTTTAAGAATTCACAGCTGACACATGGTGGCGATCCTTGTTATGTGTCTACAGATGGCAAGATTGCACTTACAGCTAACTACTCTGGTGGTACTATTTCAGTCTTCCCAATTCTTAAGAATGGAACACTCGATAAGTCTTTGTTGCAGTTGGGTAGTGTGAAGGGTGGTCCTAACCGTTCACGTCAGAACACACCTCATGCACATTGTGTTATCTTTGCACCCGATGGTTATATCCTTACAACCGACTTCAGTGGCGACCGTATTCTTTGTTTCTCTTATAACAAGCGTGATAAGAAGTTAGAGGATCATGATATTGCTGCTCATGTAAAACCAGGCTCTGGTCCACGTCATCTTGTTTTCTCTCCTAATGGTAGATACGCTTATCTTATGAACGAGTTGTCTGGTAAGGTGATTGTGTATAGTTATAGCGACGGTAAGTTAAAGGAACTTCAGTCTATTGCTGCTGATAATGCTAACGCACGTGGTGGTGCTGATATCCATGTCAGTCCTGATGGAATGTTTGTTTATGCCAGCACACGTCTGAAGGGTGATGGTATTACTATCTTCCGTGTAGGCAATAAGGGTACCTTGACTCGTGTGGGTGCGCAGCTTACTGGTAAACATCCACGTAACTTTGCTATCACACCAAATGGCAACTTCCTGCTCGTTGCTTGTCGTGATGATAACTCAATACAGGTTTACTCACGTGATAAGGATACGGGCTTGCTTAAGAATACTCATCAGGATATTGTCCTTAGTCACCCTGTTTGCGTGAAGTTCTATCCGGAGAAGTAA
- the rpsI gene encoding 30S ribosomal protein S9, which produces MEVINAIGRRKSAVARVYLSEGTGKITINKKDLTEFFPSAILQYVVKQPLQLLGVEGQYDIKANLDGGGFTGQSQALRLAIARALVKVNAEDKKALKDQGFLTRDSRTVERKKPGQPKARAHFQFSKR; this is translated from the coding sequence ATGGAAGTAATTAATGCAATTGGTCGCCGTAAGAGCGCTGTAGCGCGTGTTTACCTCTCAGAGGGTACCGGTAAGATCACAATCAACAAGAAAGATTTAACTGAATTCTTCCCATCAGCTATCCTGCAGTACGTGGTTAAGCAGCCACTGCAGTTGCTCGGTGTAGAAGGTCAGTATGACATTAAGGCCAACCTCGATGGTGGTGGCTTTACTGGTCAGAGCCAGGCACTGCGTCTTGCTATCGCTCGTGCATTGGTTAAGGTTAACGCTGAAGATAAGAAAGCACTTAAGGACCAGGGATTCCTGACACGCGACAGTCGTACTGTTGAGCGTAAGAAGCCTGGTCAGCCAAAGGCTCGTGCTCACTTCCAGTTCAGTAAGCGTTAA
- the rplM gene encoding 50S ribosomal protein L13 has product MDTLSYKTISVNKETAKKEWVVIDASDQVVGRLCSKVAKLLRGKYKPTFTPHVDCGDNVIIINAAKVVFSGKKETDKVYTRYTGYPGGQRFNTPAQLRTRKNGIDKMIRHAVKGMLPKGPLGRHLLDNLYVIEGTELNGLEAQKPKAIDINQYK; this is encoded by the coding sequence ATGGACACTTTAAGTTACAAGACTATTTCCGTAAACAAGGAAACAGCTAAGAAAGAGTGGGTCGTTATTGACGCGAGCGATCAGGTTGTAGGTCGTCTTTGCTCTAAAGTAGCTAAGCTTCTTCGCGGAAAGTACAAGCCAACTTTCACCCCACACGTAGATTGTGGTGACAACGTAATCATTATCAATGCAGCTAAGGTTGTATTCTCTGGTAAGAAGGAGACTGATAAGGTTTACACACGTTATACTGGTTACCCTGGTGGTCAGCGTTTCAACACACCTGCACAGCTTCGTACTCGTAAGAACGGTATTGATAAGATGATTCGTCATGCTGTTAAGGGTATGTTACCAAAGGGTCCTTTAGGTCGTCATCTGTTGGATAACCTCTATGTTATCGAAGGTACAGAGCTCAACGGTCTCGAGGCACAGAAGCCAAAGGCAATTGATATTAACCAGTATAAATAA
- a CDS encoding hybrid sensor histidine kinase/response regulator transcription factor — protein sequence MQMKQWLYILFFTLLFSACSDNNTKKYVIGVSQCSEDIWRDKLNNELVMSTYQHDDVILKFASANDNDRLQKQQIEQFIKEGVNLLIVSPNQIHTISSVIDKAYDAGIPVILFDRKTDSKKYTAFIGADNYEAGYEIGYFIGQQLDGKGNIAEICGLQASSPAIERNRGFMDALKDYSGIKVIARKHGDWVKESGVMAMDSVLSQTKEPIQYVFAQNDRMALGALQSIKKHKVKGIRIVGIDALPVPGGGMEKVRDGNLEASYIYPTRGDSVMQLALNILEKKPYKRDNYLKGALVTKANANVLLMQNEEMNKQTARLNALHGKVDTYLVQYNHQKMYIVLFSIILFLLIGIMVYIYRTILMKRRIEEDANKAKLQFFTNISHELRTPLTLIADPVNYIIHDDNLNSQQRSMLQIVQRNVLVLTQLVSEILDFRKVQNGKMELRLSDFNLSESMKQWIMLFSASAQKKHIAISMNAPDAVMLRADQDKIERICYNLLSNALKYTSEGGEITLTAKEENGRVMISVADNGCGISSDELPYIFDRFYQAKNAGRGTGIGLAIVKAFTELHHGEVSATSIEGKGSTFTIHIPVRQKGEVTKHPTEKIEQLIEPSSAQEVPNQARHIDELIQPYQTDKPEVLIIDDNVDIRTYLRSVLSEKYNVSEAADGKAGLELARKIVPDIVLSDIMMPVMDGLAFCQQLKTDKAISHIPVILLTARSLDEQRAEGYEHGADAYLSKPFSLRLLFSRIDNLIQSRKKLSKLFSNSDENDAFEKLSNETDKTFAAQLRKIIQDNLSDNEFNVERIGDEIGLSRVQLYRKVKALTGYSPVEMLRKARLTRARHLLRTTEKTVSEVAYAVGFSTPSYFSKCYKDEFGESPKK from the coding sequence ATGCAGATGAAGCAATGGTTATACATTCTATTTTTTACTTTGTTGTTTTCAGCTTGTTCAGATAACAATACAAAGAAATATGTTATCGGTGTGTCTCAGTGTTCAGAAGATATCTGGCGTGATAAGCTCAACAACGAACTTGTGATGAGTACCTATCAGCATGATGATGTAATACTGAAATTTGCTTCAGCTAATGATAATGATAGGTTACAGAAACAACAGATTGAACAGTTTATAAAGGAAGGAGTCAACCTTCTTATTGTATCACCCAATCAGATTCATACGATTTCATCGGTCATCGATAAAGCATACGATGCAGGAATCCCTGTTATCCTCTTCGATCGTAAGACCGATTCAAAAAAGTATACAGCCTTTATAGGAGCTGATAACTATGAGGCTGGATACGAAATAGGCTATTTCATCGGGCAGCAGTTAGATGGTAAAGGAAATATAGCTGAGATTTGTGGATTACAAGCATCATCGCCCGCTATAGAACGTAATCGTGGTTTTATGGATGCACTAAAGGATTATTCTGGGATAAAAGTGATTGCTCGTAAGCATGGAGATTGGGTGAAAGAGAGCGGCGTAATGGCTATGGACAGTGTACTCTCACAAACAAAAGAGCCTATCCAATACGTCTTTGCACAAAATGACCGTATGGCTTTAGGTGCTTTGCAATCTATAAAGAAGCATAAGGTTAAGGGAATTAGAATAGTTGGAATAGATGCTCTTCCTGTACCAGGAGGAGGTATGGAGAAGGTTCGTGATGGTAATTTAGAAGCTTCTTATATCTATCCTACCCGAGGCGATTCAGTTATGCAACTCGCATTGAATATCCTTGAGAAGAAGCCTTATAAGCGTGATAACTATCTAAAAGGTGCATTGGTAACAAAGGCAAACGCTAATGTTCTACTTATGCAGAATGAAGAGATGAATAAGCAAACAGCTCGTCTCAATGCACTTCATGGGAAAGTGGATACTTATTTGGTGCAATATAATCATCAAAAGATGTATATTGTGCTTTTTAGTATCATCCTTTTCTTGCTGATAGGTATTATGGTTTATATCTATCGAACTATCCTTATGAAGCGAAGAATAGAAGAAGATGCCAACAAAGCAAAACTTCAGTTTTTCACAAATATAAGTCATGAATTGCGTACACCACTTACGTTGATAGCTGATCCTGTGAACTATATCATCCATGATGATAACCTTAATTCACAACAACGAAGTATGCTTCAGATAGTACAGCGTAATGTGCTTGTCCTAACACAATTGGTCAGTGAGATTCTTGACTTCCGTAAGGTGCAGAATGGTAAGATGGAACTACGCCTCTCCGACTTTAATCTTTCGGAAAGTATGAAACAATGGATCATGCTTTTCAGTGCCTCTGCACAGAAGAAGCATATTGCCATTAGTATGAATGCTCCTGATGCGGTTATGCTCAGAGCAGATCAAGATAAGATAGAGCGAATCTGTTATAATCTTCTTAGTAATGCCCTAAAATATACGTCTGAAGGTGGAGAAATCACTCTGACAGCTAAAGAAGAGAATGGACGTGTTATGATAAGTGTGGCAGATAATGGTTGTGGTATTTCAAGTGATGAGCTTCCTTATATTTTTGATCGTTTCTATCAAGCAAAGAATGCTGGACGTGGTACGGGTATTGGGTTGGCTATTGTGAAAGCTTTCACAGAATTGCATCACGGAGAGGTAAGTGCTACAAGTATAGAGGGAAAAGGAAGTACCTTTACTATTCATATTCCTGTTAGACAGAAAGGAGAGGTAACTAAGCATCCTACAGAGAAAATAGAACAATTGATTGAGCCATCATCCGCACAGGAAGTTCCGAATCAAGCTCGTCATATAGACGAACTTATACAGCCTTATCAAACAGATAAACCTGAGGTGTTAATCATTGATGATAATGTCGATATTCGCACTTATTTAAGGTCGGTACTATCCGAAAAGTATAATGTGAGTGAAGCCGCTGATGGAAAAGCCGGTTTAGAACTTGCACGGAAAATAGTTCCAGATATAGTGTTGTCGGACATTATGATGCCTGTGATGGACGGATTAGCGTTTTGTCAACAGCTGAAAACGGATAAAGCTATCAGTCATATACCTGTCATTTTACTGACAGCACGTAGTCTTGATGAGCAACGTGCTGAGGGGTATGAGCATGGTGCAGATGCTTATTTGTCCAAACCATTCTCGCTTCGTCTACTTTTTTCACGTATTGATAATCTTATTCAAAGTAGGAAGAAACTTAGTAAGTTATTCTCAAATAGTGATGAAAATGATGCTTTTGAAAAGTTGTCCAATGAAACAGATAAGACTTTTGCAGCACAATTGCGCAAGATAATTCAAGACAACCTTAGTGATAATGAGTTTAATGTAGAGCGAATAGGCGATGAAATCGGCCTTTCTCGTGTGCAGCTTTATCGGAAAGTGAAGGCTCTTACTGGATATTCTCCTGTAGAAATGCTTCGTAAAGCCCGTCTCACTCGTGCCCGCCATTTGCTTCGAACAACGGAAAAGACCGTGTCAGAAGTGGCTTATGCTGTTGGTTTTTCTACGCCCAGCTATTTTTCAAAGTGCTATAAAGACGAGTTCGGGGAGAGTCCCAAGAAGTGA
- the rpsB gene encoding 30S ribosomal protein S2, which translates to MSRTNFDQLLEAGCHFGHLRRKWNPAMAPYIFMERNGIHIIDLHKTVAKVDEAAEALKGIAKSGKKILFVATKKQAKEVVAEKAAAVNMPYVNERWAGGMLTNFPTIRKAVKKMTNIDKLMNDGTFSNLSKRELLQISRQRAKLEKNLGSISDLTRLPSALFVVDVMKEHIAVKEANRLGIPVFGIVDTNSDPKNIDYIIPANDDAKDSVETILAACCGAIAEGLEERKAEKADEKAAAEQAEEAAEAKPKRAARKAEEAPKAENEAPAAE; encoded by the coding sequence ATGTCAAGAACAAATTTTGACCAGTTATTGGAGGCAGGATGTCACTTTGGCCACCTCCGTCGTAAGTGGAATCCAGCTATGGCTCCTTACATCTTCATGGAGCGCAATGGTATCCACATCATCGATCTTCACAAGACTGTAGCTAAGGTAGACGAGGCAGCAGAGGCACTCAAGGGTATCGCTAAGAGTGGTAAGAAGATTTTGTTCGTCGCTACTAAAAAACAGGCTAAGGAAGTTGTAGCTGAGAAGGCTGCAGCTGTTAACATGCCATACGTAAACGAGCGTTGGGCTGGCGGTATGCTGACCAACTTCCCAACCATCCGTAAGGCTGTGAAGAAAATGACGAACATCGACAAGTTGATGAACGACGGTACATTCTCTAACCTCTCTAAGCGTGAGCTTTTGCAGATTTCACGTCAGCGTGCTAAGCTCGAGAAGAACCTCGGTTCTATCTCAGACTTGACTCGTTTGCCATCTGCACTCTTCGTTGTAGACGTAATGAAGGAGCACATCGCTGTTAAGGAGGCTAACCGTCTCGGCATTCCTGTATTCGGTATCGTTGATACCAACTCTGATCCAAAGAACATCGACTATATCATTCCAGCTAATGATGATGCTAAGGATTCAGTAGAGACTATCCTCGCTGCTTGCTGCGGTGCTATCGCAGAGGGTCTTGAGGAGCGTAAGGCTGAGAAGGCTGACGAGAAGGCTGCTGCAGAGCAGGCTGAAGAGGCTGCTGAGGCTAAGCCAAAGCGTGCTGCTCGTAAGGCAGAAGAGGCTCCAAAGGCTGAGAACGAGGCACCAGCTGCTGAGTAA